The DNA segment ATTTGTACGCTCGATTTCAATGCGGGAAATACCAGCAATGAAAAGGGTTTCTTTCAAGAAGTTACGAATTTTTACGTCTTCATGAAGATTAGCAGCGAAATCTTTATCTGCATACCATTTTGCGTCCCAATCTTTTACGATACCGACACGCAAACCGTGTGGATTAACTTTTTGACCCACTCTGTTTCCCTCCTTCTTAAGCTCTTTCTTTAACTACTACTGTTACATGGCTAGTGCGTTTCAAAATTTTGAAAGCTTGACCACGGGAACGAGGATGAATGCGTTTTAATGTAGGGCCTTGATCAACGAAGATCTCGGATACGTAAAGATTGTCAACATTCATATCGAAATTATGTTCAGCGTTTGCGATTGCAGAACGCATAACTTTTTCTACTACATCAGCGCCAACTTTCGGAGTGAACTTCAAGATGGCAAATGCTTCGCCGATGTTTTTACCGCGCACTAAATCTGCAACGATACGGATTTTACGAGGCGCGATTCGGATATGTCTAGCGATTGCTTTTGCTTCCATGTATTATTTCCTCCTATTTTTTGCCTGTAGATTTTTCGTCCTTACCATGACCTTTATAAGTACGTGTAGGAGCGAACTCACCTAATTTATGACCTACCATATCTTCTGTAATGAATACAGGTACATGTTTGCGACCATCATGCACAGCAATTGTGTGGCCTACAAAACTTGGGATAATAGTAGAGGCACGGGACCAGGTTTTTACAACTTTCTTTTCGTTAGTTTCGTTTAAAGCTTCAACTTTCTTAAGCAAATGATCTGCTACGAAAGGGCCTTTTTTAATAGATCTGGACACTATTTTATCTCCTTTCCTTTATCCTATTTTGTACGACGTTTAATGATTAAGCTGTTAGAAGCTTTTTTCTTGTCGCGAGTTTTAACACCATGTGCTGGTTTGCCCCAAGGTGTAACAGGATGTTTACGACCAACAGGAGATTTACCTTCACCACCACCATGTGGATGGTCACAAGGGTTCATTACAACACCACGGTTGCCAGGGCGAACGCCCATCCAACGATGACGACCAGCTTTACCAATTACAAGGTTGCTGTGGTCAGCGTTACCAACAACACCTACTGTTGCACGGCACTCTTGACGAACACGACGCATTTCACCAGATGGTAAACGAAGAATAGCATAGCCATTATCTTTACCCATCAATTGAGCAGATGTACCAGCGGAACGAACGATTTGGCCACCTTTACCGATTTTCAATTCGATATTGTGGATTTGTGTACCGTCTGGAATATTAGCCAATGGTAAGCAGTTACCAGGTTTAATATCGGACTCAGGACCGGAGAATACAACGTCACCAACTTTTAGACCGTTAGGAGCTAAAATGTAGCGTTTTTCACCATCAGCGTAGTTAAGCAAAGCGATACGAGAAGAACGGTTAGGATCATACTCGATTGTTGCTACTTTAGCTGGAATATTATCTTTAGTACGTTTGAAGTCAATAATACGATATTGACGTTTATGACCGCCACCTTGGTGACGAACTGTCATTTTACCAGTATTGTTACGACCACCTTTTTGAGAAATCTTAGCTAGCAAAGATTTTTCTGGTTTGCTTGCTGTGATTTCGTCGAAGGCGGATACTGTCATAAACCGGCGACCAGCGGAGTACGGTTTAAATGATTTAATTGCCATTAGTGGGCCTCCTTACAACTAGACTCTTAGACACCTTCAAAGAATTCAATGGATTCGCCAGCTTTCAAAGTAACGATAGCTTTTTTGTAATCGCTGCGTTTACCTTGTGTACGACCCATGCGTTTAGTTTTGCCTAAAACACGAATAGTAGCTACTTTTTCTACTTTTACATTGAAGATTTTTTCAACTGCTTGACGGATTTGCACTTTATTTGCAGTCAAAGGCACACGGAAAGTGTATTTGCCTTCTTCCATAAGCATAGTGGATTTTTCGGTAATAACCGGGCGGATTAGTACATCATGTAATTGCATTATCCAAGTACCTCCTCGATTTTTGCGACAGCACCTTTAGTAATGAAGAGCTTATCGTAATGAAGAAGATCGAAAATGTTCATACCTTCGCAAGCCAACGCTTTAACACCTTGGATATTGCGAGCGGAACGTTCAACATTTACATCACCTTCAGTGATGAACAATACTTTTGCATCACCAACATTGAAGCTATTGATAATATTCAATACTTCTTTAGTTTTAGGAGCTGCTAATGTGATTTCTTCCAAAACGTATAATTCGCTATTATTCACTTTATCGCTAAGAGCAGATTTAACTGCTAAACGTCTAGCCTTACGAGGCATAGCTTTGTAATAGCTGCGAGGTTGTGGACCAAATGTAGTACCGCCACCAATCCAGATTGGGGAACGGCTGGAACCGGAACGTGCACGACCAGTACCTTTTTGTTTCCAAGGTTTGCGGCCACCGCCACGAACCATACCTCTAGTTTTTGTTGCATGTGTGCCGAGACGTTCGTTAGACAATTGACGAACTACGGCTTGATGCATTACGGCTTCGTTAACTTCAACGCCGAATACTGCATCGTTTAACTGTATTTCACCGACTTTAACGCCGGATTGATTATATGTTGCTACTGTAGGCATTACATAATCCTCCTTTCGACAAATGATTATTTAACAGGTTTAACCGTGTTGCGAACCATAACCAAGCTACCTTTAGCGCCTGGGATACCACCTTTAACCAATAAAAGGTTACGTTCAGCATCAACTTTCTCAACGGATAAGCGTTGTACGGTAACTCTGTAACCACCCATTTGTCCAGGGAGTTTTTTACCTTTGTATACCTTACCGCCGCCACCGGAGATCATAGGACCGATGGAACCAGGTTCACGGTGAGATTTAGAACCATGAGTTTCAGGACCACGGGAGAAGTTATGGCGTTTAATTGTGCCAGCAAAACCCTTACCTTTACCTGTACCCACTACGTCCACCAATTCACCTTCTGCGAAGATATCAGCTGCCAGAGTTTGGCCTACTGTGTAGTCAGCTGCATTAGCTACGCGAACTTCGCGAAGATATTTAACTGGAGCTACGCCAGCTTTGTCGAACTGACCTTTTACAGGTTTTGTTAAATGTTTTTCTTTAATGGAACCGTAACCAATTTGTACTGCTTCGTAGCCGTCTGTTTCAACAGTCTTAACGCGCACTACAACGCTTGGGGTAGTTTCCACTACTGTTACAGGAACTAATTGGCCTTCAGCTGTGAAGACTTGAGTCATTCCTAATTTTTTACCCAAAATAGCTTTAGACATTATCGCACCTCCTTATAGTTTTATTTCAATAGATACACCAGCTGGTAAATCTAAACGAGTGATAGCATCTACTGTTTTCGAATTTGGTTCAAGAATATCGATTAAGCGTTTATGTGTACGCATTTCGAATTGTTCACGAGAATCTTTGTTTACGTGTACAGAACGAAGAATTGTGAAGATATTCTTTTCTGTTGGCAATGGAATCGGACCAGATACCATAGCGCCATTTCTTTTTGCAGTGTCTACGATCTTAGCAGCGCTTTGATCGAGAGCTTTGTGGTCGTATGCCTTAAGGCGAATACGGATTTTTTGCTGTTTAGCCATTATTAATAATTCCTCCTGTCGTCCATTTCATGAATGGGCTGCTCCATAGAAATTCTCCTCCGCAGAGGCAACCTTCTACTTCATAGTTTAAAAACACAACACTAGAGCGGCATTACTGCCGCTCTGAATGCTGCATGTATTGTGCTCAACGCATCACTACGATGAGCATAAAAGGTTAAATTAACCTTCGATTTCAGTTACAACGCCAGCGCCTACTGTATGGCCACCTTCGCGGATCGCGAAACGAAGACCTTCTTCGATAGCGATTGGAGTGATCAATTCGATATCCATTGTTACGTTATCGCCAGGCATACACATTTCTACACCTTCAGGAAGGTTTACAACACCTGTTACGTCTGTTGTACGGAAGTAGAATTGTGGACGGTAGTTGGAGAAGAATGGAGTATGACGGCCACCTTCTTCTTTAGTCAATACGTATACTTCTGCTTTGAATTTTGTGTGTGGGTTGATGGAACCTGGTTTAGCCAATACTTGACCACGTTCGATGTCTTTGCGGTCTACACCACGAAGCAATGCACCAACGTTATCACCTGCTACTGCAGAATCCAAAGTTTTACGGAACATTTCAAGACCAGTTACTACGTATTGTTCAGCTTTTTCTTTCAAGCCTACAACTTCTACTGTGTCGCCTACGTTTACTTGACCACGTTCAACACGGCCAGTTGCTACTGTACCACGACCAGTGATTGTGAATACGTCTTCCACAGGCATCAAGAAAGGTTTGTCAGTATCACGAACTGGAGTTGGGATGTAGGAGTCTACAGCTGCCATCAATTCGTCGATTTTAGCTACATATTGAGCGTCGCCTTCCAAAGCTTTCAAAGCGGAACCTACAACGATAGGTACTTCGTCGCCAGGGAATTCGTAGGAAGAAAGAAGTTCACGAACTTCCATTTCTACCAATTCGATCAATTCTTCATCGTCAACCATGTCAGCTTTGTTCAAGAATACTACGATTGCAGGAACACCAACTTGGCGAGCCAACAAGATGTGTTCGCGAGTTTGAGGCATAGGGCCGTCAGCTGCGGAACATACCAAGATAGCGCCGTCCATTTGAGCCGCACCAGTGATCATGTTTTTAACATAGTCAGCATGGCCTGGGCAGTCAACGTGTGCATAGTGACGGTTTTCAGTTTCGTATTCAACGTGTGCAGTGTTGATTGTGATACCGCGTTCACGTTCTTCTGGAGCTTTATCGATCATGCTGTAATCTTGGAAATCAGCTTGGCCTTTTTCAGCCAATACTTTAGTGATTGCAGCAGTCAAAGTAGTTTTACCATGGTCAACATGACCGATTGTACCGATGTTAACATGCGGTTTCGTACGTTCAAATTTTTCTTTAGCCATTTTAAATTATCCTCCGAGGAAAATAGTAATTCTATTAATCTAATGTAAGATTAACCGTTTTTCTTTGCTTGAATTTCTTCAGCAATTTTCTTAGGAACTTCTTCGTAATGATCGAATGTCATGGAGTAGTTACCGCGACCTTGAGTTTTGGAACGAAGGTCAGTTGCGTAACCGAACATTTCGCTCAATGGAACATATGCTTTGATATGTTGGTTACCATTACGAGCTTCCATGCCGTCCATGCGACCACGACGGGAGTTCAAGTCACCGATAACGTCGCCCATGTATTCTTCAGGAACGTCTACTTCTACGGACATATATGGTTCAAGCAATGCAGGATCTGCTTTGCGAGCACCTTCTTTAAAGCCCATGGAACCAGCGATTTTGAAGGCCATTTCGTTGGAGTCAACGTCATGGTAGGAGCCGTCAAATACGATAACTTTGATGTCAACCATTGGATAACCAGCGATAACACCGGATTCCATAGCTTCTTTAACACCATTTTCAACAGGTCCGATGTATTCACGAGGAATTGCACCACCTACGACCTTATTTTCAAATTCGAAGCCAGCACCTGGTTCTTGAGGAATTAATTCCAACCAGCAGTGACCATATTGACCACGACCACCAGATTGACGAACGAATTTACCTTCAGATTTAACAGCTTTACGGATAGTTTCGCGATAAGCTACTTGAGGTTTACCTACGTTACATTCTACTTTGAATTCACGGTTCATACGGTCAACGATGATATCCAAGTGAAGTTCGCCCATACCGGAGATAATAGTTTGACCTGTTTCTTCATCAGTACGAACTTTGAAAGTAGGATCTTCTTCTGCCAAACGAGCAAGAGCTGTACCCATTTTTTCTTGGTCAGCTTTTGTTTTAGGTTCAACAGCAACGGAGATAACTGGTTCAGGGAATTCCATGGATTCAAGAATTACAGGATTCTTTTCATCACAAAGAGTATCACCAGTAGTAGTATCTTTCAAGCCTACAGCTGCAGCGATGTCGCCAGCGTAAACCATGTCGATTTCTTTACGAGTGTTAGCGTGCATTTGAAGAATACGGCCGATACGTTCTTTCTTACCTTTTGTGGAGTTGAAAACGTAGGAACCGGATTCCAATGTACCGGAGTACACACGGAAGAACGCTAATTTACCAACATAAGGGTCAGCCATGATTTTGAATGCCAATGCGGAGAATGGTTCATCATCGGAAGAAGGACGAGTAGTTTCTTCTTCAGTACCAGGAACGACACCTTTAATAGCTGGAATGTCGATAGGAGCTGGCATGTAATCCACAACAGCGTCCAATAACATTTGTACACCTTTGTTTTTGTAGGAAGAACCACAAAGAACTGGGAACAATTGGTTAGCAATAACTGCTTTACGCAATGCTGTTTTCAATTCTTCAATGGAGATTTCTTCACCTTCCAAATATTTCATCATAATATCGTCATCAGTTTCAGCGATAGCATCGATCATCATTTCGCGACGAGCTTCAGCTACTTCTTGATATTCTGCTGGGATATCAGTGATTTCATATTCTTTACCGTCATCGGATTTGTAAATTTCCGCTTTCATAGTCATCAAATCGATGATGCCTTCGAAAGTATCTTCAGCGCCGATTGGCACTTGAATAGCTACGGAATTTGCACCCAAACGGGATTTCATCATATCAACTACGTTGAAGAAGTCAGCACCTACAGTATCCATCTTATTTACATAAGCGATACGAGGTACGCCGTAGTTAGAAGCTTGACGCCATACTGTTTCGGATTGTGGTTCAACGCCGCCTTTAGCACTGAATACCGCAACAGAACCGTCAAGTACACGTAGAGAACGTTCTACTTCTACAGTAAAGTCAACGTGACCAGGAGTATCGATGATGTTGATACGATGATCTTTCCAGTGACATGTTGTCGCAGCAGAAGTGATTGTGATACCACGTTCTTGTTCTTGCGCCATCCAGTCCATCGTAGCAGCACCTTCATGTACTTCGCCGATTTTGTGAACAATACCTGTATAGTAGAGGATACGTTCTGTAGTTGTTGTTTTACCAGCATCGATGTGAGCCATGATACCGATATTACGAGTTTTTGCTAGGGAAAACTCTCTTGCCACAGTTGTCACCTCTTATTACCAACGATAATGAGCAAATGCTTTATTAGCTTCTGCCATTTTATGAGTATCTTCTTTTTTCTTGATTGCAGCGCCTGCATTGTTGAAAGCGTCCATCAATTCGCCTGCTAAGCGTTCTTTCATAGTGCGTTCACCACGAAGACGAGCATAGTTTACAACCCAGCGAATACCGAGTGTTTGACGGCGATCAGCACGAACTTCAACTGGCACTTGGTAGTTCGCACCACCGATACGGCGAGCACGCACTTCAAGTACAGGCATAACATTTTTCAATGCTTGATCAAAAACTTCCATTGGGTCTTGACCCATTTTGGAACGAATAATTTCGAATGCATCATATACGATAGTTTCAGCAATGCCTTTTTTGCCATCGTACATAACTTTGTTAATGAAACGTGTTACTAATTTGCTGTTGTACACCGGATCTGGAAGTACATCACGTTTCGGAACAGGGCCTTTTCTTGGCATGTTCAATTCCTCCTTTATAATGATGTGTGTTAGTTTCGTTTAATGGCTAAAATTATTTTTTAGCTTTTTTCGCGCCGTATTTGGAACGACTTTGCATACGGTTTTGTACGCCAGCTGTATCCAATGCACCACGAACGATGTGATAACGCACACCTGGAAGGTCTTTTACACGACCGCCTCTGATAAGTACAACACTGTGTTCTTGTAAATTGTGACCAATGCCTGGGATGTAAGCAGTTACTTCAATAGCGTTTGTCAAACGTACACGGGCAACTTTACGAAGCGCGGAGTTTGGTTTCTTTGGAGTAGCTGTGTACACACGAGTACATACACCACGTTTTTGTGGAGATTCTTGAAGTGCTGGAGCTGTAGATTTTTTAGTCAAGCTCATGCGACCTTTGCGTACTAGCTGATTAATTGTTGGCATTTGGGCACCTCCTTTCCAAATTTGAGATTTATAATTGATCCGTCATAACAAAGTGTTACATCGGATATTACCAAGATTAACGTAGGATACCTACCGCTGTGGCCCGCACCTTAATGCGACACGCACGACCAAGGTCATCCATAGTGTGCTTGTCATTCACAGGTATTCCCTGTTCAGCACAAGCATTTCGTATAGGTCCAACTACACTTTCATCACTATCATGTCCTACGAACACATACTTCACAGTCCCTCGTGCAATGTTTTTCAACGTTTGCTTGGCACCGATTGTTTTGTTCATCGACTTCAGATGGGCAATGTCCATAGTAAAATTCTCCTTACGAAATTATGCTACTTAGGCATACTTGCCCCTGAGCACTATGTAAGTATACCAATTACACAATCACATGTCAAACGTTTTTCGATGCTCTACACCGCTATACAACTGCATTTTATGTGTACACGTTTCCGTGCGTTTCACAATAGCGAATCATATAACAATATATGTAATTTTTATGCAAGAATGGTTATTTTATTCTCATTTTTATACATTATTTTCATATTATTTTAATTAATCACATTTCATGTATGCATAATTGATATAACTGAAAAATAAATAGTCATTTTTTCGATTCATTTTATTTGCTTTATTCAAAATAACGATTTTATTAGACTTATTATTTTATTTATCCATATGACACGTCTATCTGTAACAGCAAGTTTGGGATAAAAAAAAGAGCGTGCCCTAAGGCACGCTCTTTTATAGTATCCCTATAGATTATTCTTCTATAGCAGATTCTTCTGTAATATCGATAATTTCAGGTGTGTTTTTAACAACCTCAATCTTACGGTAACGGCTCATGCCAGTACCAGCAGGGATCAATTTACCGATAATTACGTTTTCTTTTAAGCCCAATAATGGATCGATTTTACCTTTGATAGCGGCATCTGTAAGAACACGTGTTGTTTCTTGGAAGGACGCTGCAGACAAGAAGGAATCCGTTGCCAAAGCGGCTTTAGTAATACCCAATAATGTACGTTTGCCTGTAGCATTTTCACGGCCATTAAGAGTAAGACGACGGTTTTCTTCGTCAAAGGTATTAACGTCGACCATATCCCCTGGAAGCATATCTGCATCGCCAGCTGTTTCAACTTTTACTTTATGAAGCATTTGACGTACGATAACTTCGATATGTTTATCATTAATTTCTACACCTTGAGATTTATATACTTTTTGTACTTCGTATACGAGGTAACGTTGAGTTGCTTCAGTACCCATTACGCGCATAATGTCATGAGGGTTGATAGAACCTTCTGTTAAACGTGCACCTAAGGATACAACATCACCGTCTTTAACGATAATGCGAGAACCATAAGGGATGAGGTAATCGAGTTCAATACCGTCTTCACCAGTGATGAAGATAGTATTAGTACCTTTTTTACCTTCGTTAGGTACAACGCGAACTGTACCTTCGTTTTCTGCGATGATAGCATTACGTTTTGGTTTACGCGCTTCGAATAATTCTTCGACACGTGGCAAACCTTGTGTAATATCGTCACCTGCGACACCACCTGTATGGAATGTACGCATTGTCAACTGAGTACCAGGTTCACCGATGGATTGCGCTGCAATAATACCTACAGCTTCACCAACTTGAACTTGACCGCCTGTACCAAGGTCGCGACCATAACACTTGCGACATACACCATAAGGGCTGCGACAAGTCAATACGGAACGGATTTTAACTGTTTCGTAGTGTTTTACAACTTCATCAGCCAATGGTTCTGTGATTTCACCGTTAAGAGGAACGATAACTTCGCCAGTTTCTTTATTAACTAATTCTTCAGCTGCAATACGGCCTACGATACGATCTTTTAATGGTTCAATAACGCCAGTACCCTCAACGATTGCTTCCACTTCAATACCGTGGATTTCGTTGTTACGTACTTGTACTTCTTTTACATCAGAGTTAAGGATAGCTTCGATGCCTTCTTCAGTGAGGCGAGTATTAGCAGGGAAGATTTCTACACCTTCACTGTCAACAATTGCTTGTACAGTATCCTTGTTCAACATATTTTGAACCATAGTTTCTTTTAATGTTGCACGGATGCTGTCGTCACTTTCACCAAGAATAATTTTTTGAACCAAATTAGTATGGTTGATATCGCTATCAGAGCCCAAGTGAGCACCGCGCAATGCGACAGATGTAACACCGGATTCTGCAATATCAGCTAAGCATTGTTCGTCCAAGATAGTTTCAGCAGGTACAACAAGTTCCCCTGTTTCTACATTCACTACATCTTTATCTAGAACACGACCAATAAGCTTGTCTTTCAACAATTCCAATGCTTGACGTGGAGATGTAGCCAAACGAGCGCGTTCACGAACGAGATCGATACCTACAACGTCACAATCGTCCTCACGAACGATAACGTCTTGAGATACGTCAACAAGACGACGAGTCAAGTAACCGGAGTCAGCTGTACGAAGCGCTGTATCGGCCAAACCTTTACGAGCACCATGAGAGGATGTAAAGTAATCCAATACAGTCAAACCTTCTTTAAAGTTTGCTTTGATTGGTAAGTCGATGATACGACCAGATGGATCGGCCATCAAACCACGCATACCAGCAAGCTGACGGATCTGTTGTTTGTTACCACGGGCACCAGAGATAGCCATCATGTAAACAGGGTTGAAGCCATCTTTGTCACGCGCCATATTATCCATCATGGCATCAGTAACATCTTCTGTTGCTTGAGTCCACAATTGGATAGTTTTACGGTAACGTTCTTCTTCTGTAATAAGACCACGGCGATACAAGCGAGATACTTTTTCTACTTCTTGTTCTGCTGTGTCTAATAAACCAGTTTTTACTTCTGGTACTTTAATATCTGCAATAGCTACAGTCATACCTGCGCGACGAGCGAAGGAGTAACCCAAGGATTTGATACGGTCCAAAAGTTCTGCAGTTTTTTCATTGCCAAACAATTGGAAGCATTGGTCAACCAATTTACCAACTGTTTTCTTATCCATAACCTTACCTAAAGAGTAAGTGCCATCTTCACGTTTTTCGTATTGCCATAATTCTGGGAATAGTGCATTGTTGAAGATTAAGCGACCAGCTGTAGTTTCTACACGGCCATGGTCAGGTAAACGGATATAAAGAATATCTTGCAAGCCAATGATATGAGACTCGTATGCAAGCATTACTTCGTCATAAGTAGCAAATGTTTTTGCTTTATCACGAGTATCTTCGCGTACAACTGTTAAGTAGTATGTAC comes from the Veillonella dispar genome and includes:
- the rpoC gene encoding DNA-directed RNA polymerase subunit beta'; translation: MLDVNEFDSMRIGLASPEQILAWSHGEVKKPETINYRTLKPERDGLFCERIFGPTKDWECHCGKYKRIRHKGVVCDKCGVEVTRAKVRRERMGHIQLATPVSHIWYFKGIPSRMGLILDVSPRSLERVLYFASYIVVDPASTPLAKRQLLSEQEYREYEAQFNEDGYTIGGKSVVIETVAQRNERLAIVREAQRKERYNAALRDDATIPEADKEYEELTREERYELGAAEEVLFVCIDMGAEAVKALLAELDLEALNAELREELNTASGQRKIRAVRRLEVVEAFRQSGNRPEWMIMDVVPVIPPELRPMVQLDGGRFATSDLNDLYRRVINRNNRLKRLLDLGAPDIIVRNEKRMLQEAVDPLIDNGRRGRPVTGPGNRPLKSLSDMLKGKQGRFRQNLLGKRVDYSGRSVIVVGPELKMHQCGLPKEMALELFKPFVMKRLVERGQASNIKAAKRQVERIGPGVWESLEEVIKEHPVLLNRAPTLHRLGIQAFEPILWEGRAIKLHPLVCTAFNADFDGDQMACHLPLSVEAQAEARTLMLSSHNILSTKDGKPVAVPSQDMILGTYYLTVVREDTRDKAKTFATYDEVMLAYESHIIGLQDILYIRLPDHGRVETTAGRLIFNNALFPELWQYEKREDGTYSLGKVMDKKTVGKLVDQCFQLFGNEKTAELLDRIKSLGYSFARRAGMTVAIADIKVPEVKTGLLDTAEQEVEKVSRLYRRGLITEEERYRKTIQLWTQATEDVTDAMMDNMARDKDGFNPVYMMAISGARGNKQQIRQLAGMRGLMADPSGRIIDLPIKANFKEGLTVLDYFTSSHGARKGLADTALRTADSGYLTRRLVDVSQDVIVREDDCDVVGIDLVRERARLATSPRQALELLKDKLIGRVLDKDVVNVETGELVVPAETILDEQCLADIAESGVTSVALRGAHLGSDSDINHTNLVQKIILGESDDSIRATLKETMVQNMLNKDTVQAIVDSEGVEIFPANTRLTEEGIEAILNSDVKEVQVRNNEIHGIEVEAIVEGTGVIEPLKDRIVGRIAAEELVNKETGEVIVPLNGEITEPLADEVVKHYETVKIRSVLTCRSPYGVCRKCYGRDLGTGGQVQVGEAVGIIAAQSIGEPGTQLTMRTFHTGGVAGDDITQGLPRVEELFEARKPKRNAIIAENEGTVRVVPNEGKKGTNTIFITGEDGIELDYLIPYGSRIIVKDGDVVSLGARLTEGSINPHDIMRVMGTEATQRYLVYEVQKVYKSQGVEINDKHIEVIVRQMLHKVKVETAGDADMLPGDMVDVNTFDEENRRLTLNGRENATGKRTLLGITKAALATDSFLSAASFQETTRVLTDAAIKGKIDPLLGLKENVIIGKLIPAGTGMSRYRKIEVVKNTPEIIDITEESAIEE